In the Acinetobacter sp. WCHA55 genome, one interval contains:
- a CDS encoding helix-turn-helix transcriptional regulator, translating to MSKRLKEAEEKELFQVVGHNCKLAREINGTTRAQLQDDVWGYENNQKHANRVSELESGNKRIELITLYRVCKTLGVSADFILGFSDDYERENLEAKTAGLVFQSVRSSVLEATDNICLTMSRAIQSLPSFQGEVLKSQAKHVVELVDKRSHDLMWCAENKDIVEAVQDLKAQIINFDKFFARQMRLIDVASMSQLESSDEGSNRRLTMSVQEVKTNKL from the coding sequence ATGAGTAAACGATTGAAAGAAGCTGAAGAAAAAGAGTTATTTCAAGTGGTGGGCCACAATTGTAAGCTTGCACGTGAAATCAATGGTACGACCCGTGCGCAATTGCAAGATGATGTCTGGGGGTATGAGAATAACCAAAAACACGCTAACCGTGTATCTGAGCTTGAATCTGGCAATAAGCGCATTGAATTAATCACCCTTTACCGTGTATGCAAAACATTGGGCGTAAGTGCTGATTTCATATTAGGGTTTTCGGATGACTACGAGCGTGAAAATTTAGAGGCTAAAACAGCTGGCCTTGTTTTTCAATCGGTGCGTAGTTCCGTGCTTGAGGCGACGGACAATATTTGTTTAACCATGTCTAGGGCTATTCAGTCGCTACCTTCATTCCAAGGTGAGGTTTTAAAGAGTCAGGCCAAGCATGTTGTAGAGCTTGTGGACAAGCGTTCTCATGATTTGATGTGGTGTGCTGAGAATAAGGACATAGTTGAAGCTGTCCAAGACCTAAAAGCCCAGATTATTAATTTCGATAAGTTTTTTGCGCGTCAAATGCGCCTAATTGACGTTGCATCTATGTCCCAGCTTGAAAGCAGTGACGAAGGCTCTAATCGTCGCTTAACCATGTCTGTGCAAGAAGTTAAAACGAATAAGCTGTAA
- a CDS encoding VRR-NUC domain-containing protein yields MAIRGGRGGWTLDGIEKAKKSPKSTSMTTAQFKKVESGKVSESDLQKSFIETIELIPYKGRTLRDFVYAVPNGGFRTKRTASNLKKEGVKAGVPDLHCFVAVPPWHSLYIEMKTEKGDLTDSQRHLIPILRAEGHKVVICRSDQHALSELLKYLGIQVA; encoded by the coding sequence ATGGCAATTAGAGGCGGTCGCGGTGGATGGACGCTAGATGGTATCGAAAAGGCCAAAAAAAGCCCTAAAAGCACCAGTATGACCACAGCGCAATTTAAAAAGGTTGAGAGTGGCAAGGTTTCTGAGTCGGATTTGCAAAAGAGTTTTATTGAGACGATTGAGTTAATCCCATACAAGGGCCGTACCCTTCGAGATTTTGTGTATGCAGTCCCTAATGGTGGATTTCGTACCAAGAGAACGGCCAGTAACCTGAAAAAAGAGGGCGTGAAGGCTGGTGTCCCAGATTTACATTGTTTTGTGGCGGTTCCGCCGTGGCATAGCTTGTATATCGAAATGAAAACGGAAAAAGGGGATTTAACCGACTCACAACGTCATTTAATCCCAATTTTGCGGGCCGAAGGTCACAAGGTTGTTATTTGCCGTAGTGATCAACATGCATTAAGTGAATTATTAAAATACTTGGGGATTCAAGTAGCATGA